TAAAGCTGCGTCTAGTGGTTCTCTCAACTTCACCCCTGGAATTTGTCGCAATACTTGACGCGGCTGCACGCTAATCTTTTGACCATGCAATAAATGACAAGCATCTTGATAAACTAAATTCAAAGGTTCATCGGTCAATGGCGACAATTTCGCTGTTAATCCAACAGTTGCTAAAAACTCTTGAGCATCTTTAACTTTAGCTGCAAAATCCTTTGCCTTTTCTCGATAGTCTGGATCATCTCCTAAAATGTGACCATATTCTTTTAAAGTATGACCGCAACCAGCAGCATTGATAATTACAAAATCGACATTCGTGTTAGCAAAACTATCAATCATCTGCCTTGCTAAAGCTTTCGCCTGTTCTGTTTGTCCTTGGTGTTCGGGAAGTGCTGCACAACAACCTTGAGATTTGGGAATCACGACTTCACAACCATTCGCCGTTAAAACCCGCACCGTTGCTTCATTCACTGGAGAGAAAAACAGCCGTTGCACGCAACCCAAAATTACCCCGACTCGGTAGCGCTTTTCACCTTTAGCAGGAATCACACTAGGTAAATTATCTTGAAAAGATTTGAGAGTAATTTCTGGCAGAATTGATTCCATTGCTGCCAAACGAGGCGATATTTTATTGAGTAAACCTGTAGCGCGAAAGAATTTAGCAAAGCCCAATTTTTGATAAACCAACAACGGAACTAATAAAATCCGTAAAAGATGAGGATAGGGAAACAGAGAAAATATCAGTTGACGAAAAAATTGATCTGATAAACTGCGGGGATAATTTCGCTCAACTTGGTGACGAGTTGCAGAAATCAACTTTTCATACTGCACCCCAGAAGGACAAGTACTCACACAAGCAAGACATCCCAAACAAGAATCAAAATGTTCTACAGTTGCCGTATTTAAAGCAATCTCACCCTCATTAATTGCATCCATTAAATAGATGCGTCCTCTAGGAGAATCCATCTCCTTACCAAGCACCCGATAGCTGGGACAAGTCGAAAGACAAAACCCACAATGTACACAACTATCAATCAACTTCGGATCGGGTGGATGACTTTCATCAAATCCCTTCAAATTCTTTAAACTAGCCGTATTATTAACAGAATTTTCTGAAACTTGCATAATTATTCTTTCCCCTCTCAATCTCAGCGTCCTCAGCGTCTCTGCGGTTCGTTTTCTTAAATCCCACCTACAAACCGACCAGGACTTAAAATATTCTTACTATCAAACTGTTCCTTAATACGGCGCATCAAAGGCAAAGCATTCCCCGTATAACCCCAAACATCTATTTGTTCTTTAACCGCTATTGGTGCTGACAAAATTGTTAAAAAACCTCTATTAACTTGAGTGCGATTGCGCACCTTCAAAACTTGATTTTTACCCTCTAATTGTAACAAACCCAAACCACTACTTATATGAATTAAACCCAACTCCACCTGAGTCAAAATCTCCACAGCAGCAGTAGGTAACACTCCTATTTTGCAGGTAATGACAGATTCTGTAGCAGTAGTATGTATTCGTTTTTGCAATCTCTGCCATAGATTAGCCTCATCATCATCAGCAAAAATTGCCCCATCTAAACCCAACTTTTGCCCAACTTCCAAAACTCGGTTTGACTGTTCCTTAACACTCTCACTAATACTTTGAAAGCGGGCAATTAATCCCAGTCCATCACCCAAACCTAAGCTAGACACCAATTTAGTTGATAGCAAATCAGCCTGAACTGGTGTTAATGCCGAACCTCGGAGGATATCAGCCGCTTGGGATACAGCCTCAGCACTACCAGTCAGTACCACCGTCCCCGATGCCTCTGATAGCGGATACAAGCGAAAAGTTAGTTGACTAATAAAGCCTAATGTGCCATAAGACCCAGTAAGTAATTTCATCAAGTCATATCCGGCAACATTTTTAACTACTCTTCCCCCAGCTTTAGCGATTTCTCCATCAGCACGGACAAAGGTAACGCCTAGTAACTGGTCGCGCACACTACCATAACGTTGCCGCAGAGAACCTGTATCACCCGTGGCGACAATACCGCCAATGGTTGCTGATTCTGCTGCTGTGGGGTCAAG
This genomic interval from Nostoc sp. KVJ3 contains the following:
- a CDS encoding (Fe-S)-binding protein — encoded protein: MQVSENSVNNTASLKNLKGFDESHPPDPKLIDSCVHCGFCLSTCPSYRVLGKEMDSPRGRIYLMDAINEGEIALNTATVEHFDSCLGCLACVSTCPSGVQYEKLISATRHQVERNYPRSLSDQFFRQLIFSLFPYPHLLRILLVPLLVYQKLGFAKFFRATGLLNKISPRLAAMESILPEITLKSFQDNLPSVIPAKGEKRYRVGVILGCVQRLFFSPVNEATVRVLTANGCEVVIPKSQGCCAALPEHQGQTEQAKALARQMIDSFANTNVDFVIINAAGCGHTLKEYGHILGDDPDYREKAKDFAAKVKDAQEFLATVGLTAKLSPLTDEPLNLVYQDACHLLHGQKISVQPRQVLRQIPGVKLREPLDAALCCGSAGVYNMLQPEVSEELGQQKVQNLLNTGAELIASANPGCTLQITKHLQLQGKKISVIHPMELLDYSIRGEKLKL
- a CDS encoding FAD-binding oxidoreductase, whose amino-acid sequence is MKAMSNDRPQGVCATDFASIIGEENAICLWENIEIGQQNRIQQAITSGKSPSCIVYPRTQQQLAAVIAKAHSHNWRVLPCGSGSKLNWGGLAKGVDVVVSTERINQLIEHAVGDLTVTVAAGMKFSDLQALLAKSRQFLALDPTAAESATIGGIVATGDTGSLRQRYGSVRDQLLGVTFVRADGEIAKAGGRVVKNVAGYDLMKLLTGSYGTLGFISQLTFRLYPLSEASGTVVLTGSAEAVSQAADILRGSALTPVQADLLSTKLVSSLGLGDGLGLIARFQSISESVKEQSNRVLEVGQKLGLDGAIFADDDEANLWQRLQKRIHTTATESVITCKIGVLPTAAVEILTQVELGLIHISSGLGLLQLEGKNQVLKVRNRTQVNRGFLTILSAPIAVKEQIDVWGYTGNALPLMRRIKEQFDSKNILSPGRFVGGI